From Streptomyces fungicidicus, one genomic window encodes:
- a CDS encoding TrmH family RNA methyltransferase has protein sequence MASVSPELISPRSSRVAAARRLGKRNFRGKERLFLAEGPQAVREAAAHRSAGAATLVELFATVDAAERYADIVGAARDAGARVHLASEDVIADISTTVTPQGLVGVCRFLDTPFEEILAARPRLVAVLAHVRDPGNAGTVLRCADAAGAEAVVLTDASVDLYNPKAVRASVGSLFHLPVAVGVPVGQAVTGLRDAGVRLLAADGAGDRDLDDELDKGTMGGPTAWVFGNEAWGLPEETRALTDAVVRVPIHGKAESLNLATAAAVCLYASARAQRAAGGCRSVTGN, from the coding sequence ATGGCCTCCGTCAGCCCCGAGCTGATCTCTCCCCGCTCCTCCCGCGTCGCCGCCGCCCGGCGGCTCGGCAAGCGGAACTTCCGGGGGAAGGAACGGCTGTTCCTGGCCGAGGGACCGCAGGCCGTGCGGGAGGCCGCCGCGCACCGCAGCGCCGGCGCCGCCACCCTGGTCGAGCTGTTCGCCACCGTCGACGCCGCCGAGCGGTACGCCGACATCGTCGGGGCGGCCCGGGACGCCGGGGCCCGTGTCCACCTCGCCTCCGAGGACGTCATCGCCGACATCTCCACCACCGTCACCCCGCAGGGGCTCGTCGGGGTGTGCCGGTTCCTGGACACGCCGTTCGAGGAGATCCTCGCCGCCCGGCCCCGCCTCGTCGCCGTCCTCGCCCATGTGCGCGACCCGGGGAACGCCGGCACCGTACTGCGCTGCGCCGACGCCGCCGGAGCCGAGGCCGTCGTGCTCACCGACGCCTCCGTCGACCTGTACAACCCCAAGGCCGTGCGCGCCTCCGTCGGCTCCCTGTTCCATCTGCCCGTCGCCGTCGGCGTACCCGTCGGACAGGCCGTGACCGGGCTGCGGGACGCGGGTGTGCGGCTGCTGGCCGCCGACGGCGCCGGCGACCGGGACCTCGACGACGAACTCGACAAGGGCACCATGGGCGGGCCCACCGCCTGGGTCTTCGGCAACGAGGCCTGGGGGCTGCCCGAGGAGACCCGCGCCCTCACCGACGCCGTCGTCCGTGTGCCGATCCACGGAAAGGCGGAGAGTCTGAACCTGGCGACCGCCGCCGCCGTATGTCTCTACGCGTCGGCACGCGCACAGCGCGCCGCCGGAGGGTGCCGCTCCGTCACCGGGAACTAG
- the rplT gene encoding 50S ribosomal protein L20, translated as MARVKRAVNAHKKRRAILEQASGYRGQRSRLYRKAKEQVTHSLVYNYNDRKKRKGDFRQLWIQRINAAARANGITYNRFIQGLKAANVEVDRKILAELAVNDATAFAALVEVAQKALPADVNAPKAA; from the coding sequence GTGGCACGCGTCAAGCGGGCAGTCAACGCCCACAAGAAGCGCCGGGCGATCCTCGAGCAGGCCTCCGGCTACCGCGGTCAGCGCTCGCGCCTGTACCGCAAGGCCAAGGAGCAGGTTACCCACTCGCTGGTCTACAACTACAACGACCGCAAGAAGCGCAAGGGTGACTTCCGCCAGCTGTGGATCCAGCGCATCAACGCCGCTGCCCGCGCCAACGGCATCACGTACAACCGCTTCATCCAGGGTCTGAAGGCCGCCAACGTCGAGGTCGACCGCAAGATCCTCGCGGAGCTGGCCGTCAACGACGCGACCGCGTTCGCCGCGCTCGTCGAGGTCGCGCAGAAGGCCCTCCCGGCGGACGTGAACGCGCCCAAGGCCGCGTGA
- the rpmI gene encoding 50S ribosomal protein L35: protein MPKNKSHSGASKRFKVTGSGKVLRERAGKRHLLEHKSSRVTRRLTGNAEMAPGDAAKIKKLLGK, encoded by the coding sequence ATGCCGAAGAACAAGTCGCACAGCGGTGCCAGCAAGCGCTTCAAGGTCACCGGCTCCGGCAAGGTGCTCCGTGAGCGCGCCGGCAAGCGCCACCTGCTCGAGCACAAGTCGTCCCGCGTGACGCGTCGCCTCACCGGCAACGCCGAGATGGCCCCGGGCGACGCCGCGAAGATCAAGAAGCTTCTCGGCAAGTGA
- the infC gene encoding translation initiation factor IF-3 has protein sequence MSAEPRINDRIRVPEVRLVGPSGEQVGIVPLAKALELAQEYDLDLVEVAANARPPVCKLMDYGKFKYESAMKAREARKNQAHTVIKEMKLRPKIDPHDYDTKKGHVVRFLKQGDKVKITIMFRGREQSRPELGYRLLQRLAEDVQDLGFVESNPKQDGRNMIMVLGPHKKKTEAMAEARQAQEARKAEAKANPGKSQNAADAEAQPAEEPAEA, from the coding sequence ATCAGCGCCGAGCCCCGCATCAACGACCGGATTCGCGTTCCCGAGGTGCGACTTGTCGGTCCCAGTGGTGAGCAGGTGGGCATCGTCCCGCTGGCCAAGGCACTGGAGCTTGCCCAGGAGTACGACCTCGACCTCGTGGAGGTCGCGGCGAACGCCCGTCCGCCCGTGTGCAAGCTCATGGACTACGGGAAGTTCAAGTACGAGTCGGCCATGAAGGCCCGTGAGGCGCGCAAGAACCAGGCGCACACGGTCATCAAGGAGATGAAGCTCCGGCCGAAGATCGACCCGCACGACTACGACACCAAGAAGGGTCACGTCGTCCGGTTCCTCAAGCAGGGCGACAAGGTCAAGATCACGATCATGTTCCGTGGTCGCGAGCAGTCCCGGCCGGAGCTCGGCTACCGACTGCTGCAGCGGCTCGCGGAGGACGTCCAGGACCTCGGGTTCGTCGAGTCGAACCCGAAGCAGGACGGCCGCAACATGATCATGGTTCTCGGTCCGCACAAGAAGAAGACCGAGGCGATGGCCGAGGCTCGCCAGGCGCAGGAAGCCCGCAAGGCGGAGGCGAAGGCCAACCCCGGCAAGTCGCAGAACGCCGCGGACGCCGAGGCCCAGCCGGCCGAGGAACCCGCCGAGGCGTGA
- a CDS encoding DUF1844 domain-containing protein produces the protein MSDTSASDTPETPGNPDFDAMARDIAEVPAVEVIVTVAVNLMSAAAVKLGLTEEGDTYKDLDEARKLVHALAGLLDASATEISSFHAAPLRDGLKSLQLAFREASLVADEPGKGPGEKYTGAIYG, from the coding sequence ATGAGTGACACCTCCGCCTCGGACACCCCCGAGACCCCCGGCAACCCCGACTTCGACGCCATGGCCCGCGACATCGCCGAGGTCCCGGCCGTCGAGGTGATCGTGACGGTCGCCGTCAACCTGATGAGCGCCGCCGCCGTGAAGCTCGGTCTGACCGAGGAGGGCGACACCTACAAGGACCTGGACGAGGCCCGCAAGCTGGTGCACGCGCTGGCCGGTCTGCTGGACGCCTCCGCGACCGAGATCAGCTCGTTCCACGCGGCGCCGCTGCGCGACGGTCTGAAGTCGCTCCAGCTGGCGTTCCGCGAGGCCTCGCTCGTCGCGGACGAGCCGGGCAAGGGGCCGGGCGAGAAGTACACCGGCGCGATCTACGGCTAG